The region TCGGCGGTACAAAACATCGTGCACCTGGTGGTCGGTGCGGCCGGTGCGCTGATGGCCCGTACCTACGCGGGCGCCCGCGCGTATCTGCTGGCCGGCGGGGTGGTCTATCTCGGGCTGTGGCTCTACGGCCTGCTCGTCACTCGGGGCAGCGATGCGGATCTGCTGCCGCTCAACCAGGCCGACAACTGGCTCCATCTCGGGCTCGGTGGGGTCATGGTGCTGCTGGCCGTCACGCTCGCCGGGCAGCACGATCCGACCAAGCGGCGCACCGGCCTGCGCCGCCACGTCCCCAGCCACTGAGCGCTGCGCGCCGAGCGCACGGATTCTGACGGATTTTTCGCTGATCTCGTCAGAAAGCGTGCGTTCGCGTCGGTTCACGCAATGGACAACGCGATCCCGTCGAGGATGTCGTGCTCACTGACGACGAGTTCGTTGATGCCGGCGCGCTCGCCCAGCACGGCCGCCAGTTCCTGCACCACGATCGCGCCGCCGCCTATGACGTCGACGCGGCCCTCGTGCATCGGACCCAGCGCGGCGCGCTGCCGGCGGGTCATCGCCAGCAGATCGGCGCACACCGTGAGCAGATCGTCGAAGCGCACCCGGGACAGGTGGATGGCCTCGGAGTCGTAGGTCGTCATCTTGTGGGCGAGCGCGGCCAGCGTCGTCATCGTGCCGGCCACACCGACCCAGGTCCGGGCCTGCTCGACCGGCACCACCCGCAGCGCGTCGGCGAGGGCGTCGCGCACCACGGCGCGCGCCGCGGCAATCTCGTCCTCGGTGGGCGGGTCGGAGTGCAGGCACCGTTCGGTCAGCCGCACGCACCCGATGTCGGCTGAATAGCCGGCCACCACCTCCCGAGAGCCCAGCACCACCTCGGTGGACCCACCGCCGAGGTCGACGACGACGAATGGTGCCGCGTCCGAATCCAACTCGCCGACCGCACCGCGGAACGACAGTTCGGCCTCCTCGTCACCGGTGATCACCTCGGCGACCGCGCCCGCCACCACGGCGCCGAGCACCTCGGACGTCATCGCGAAGAACTCGTCACGGTTGCCGACGTCGCGGGCGGCCGACGTCGCCACCATCCGGACGGCCTCGACGTCGTAGCTCCGCATCAACTCCGCGTAGCCGGCCAGCGCCGCCCGGGTGCGCGCCAGCGCGTCGGGTGCGAACTGCCCGGTCGCGTCCACTCCCTGACCGAGCCGCACGATGCGCATCTCGCGGTGCACATCCTGCACGCGGTCGTCGGCGACATCGGCGATGAGCAGCCGGATCGAGTTGGTCCCGCAGTCGACGGCAGCCACCCTCATGCCCACACCTCGGGGTCGAGAATGCCTACCATGGCGGGCTCGAGAGCCAGGATCGCCAGTGCTTCGTCTCCGAACGGGTTCACACCCGGTCCTTTCGCCAGTGAGTGGGCCATCACGACATGCAGACACTTCACCCGGTCTGGCATGCCACCACCGGAGAACGTCGTCCCCAGCGGCTCGATCGCATCGCGTTCGGCCAGATACGCCTCGTGCGCCCGGCGATACGCCGCGGCCAACTCCGGGTCCCGGCCGAGCCGGCCGGTCATCTCGCGCATCAGGCCCGAGGACTCGAGCCGGCTCGCCGCGGCCGTCAGCGCCGGATGCGTGAGGTAGTAGAGCGTCGGAAACGGCGTTCCGTCAGGCAGTTTCGGCGCCGTCTTCACCACTGCGGGCTCGCCGTTGGGGCAGCGATAGGCGATCTCGAGCACGCCGCGGGGCTCCCGGCCCAACTGCCTCGCGACGGCCTCGAGATCGGACGGCTCAACCACCGGGCGGCGGCGCGGCAGGTGCGCCGGGTGGCGGGGCCGGCAGCGGCGGAGGTGGCGCTGTCGGTGAAAGACCGTGGGGCGCATCGGCAATGGTGTGCCACAAGGACGTGTACCACGGGTCGCCGCTCTTGACTTCGGACGGCTGTCCCGCCGGAGTCGCAGCTTCCGCCGCCCCGGGCGGCAGCTGCACCTGGTACGGGATCTCGCCGGGCATCACGAATCCGAGACGTTCGCGGGCCTGCGCAGCGATGAACACGGGATCGGCGAGCTTGGCCTTCTGCGCCTCGAGGTCGGCGATCTGTTCGCGCAGGTGAGCTTCGGACGCCTGCAGCTGCTTCATCTCGGTGCGCTGTCCGAAGTAGGTGCGCACCGGCCCGGCGATCGTCAGGGTCAGCACGCACACCACCGCGGCGAGGATCGCCGCCCGTCGCGCGGTCGAGCCGAAACGCTGCTCGGCTGCCTGCTCGGCCGACGCGGCGATCGTCTGCCGCAGCGACAGCGTCTTGGACTCCGCGACTGCGTCG is a window of Mycolicibacterium chubuense NBB4 DNA encoding:
- a CDS encoding DUF4383 domain-containing protein produces the protein MPAAPKYMAVQVAAAIVAAVLVVLGVLGFIPGVTTHLGQLSWAGQRSHTFLFGTFAVSAVQNIVHLVVGAAGALMARTYAGARAYLLAGGVVYLGLWLYGLLVTRGSDADLLPLNQADNWLHLGLGGVMVLLAVTLAGQHDPTKRRTGLRRHVPSH
- a CDS encoding Ppx/GppA phosphatase family protein — protein: MRVAAVDCGTNSIRLLIADVADDRVQDVHREMRIVRLGQGVDATGQFAPDALARTRAALAGYAELMRSYDVEAVRMVATSAARDVGNRDEFFAMTSEVLGAVVAGAVAEVITGDEEAELSFRGAVGELDSDAAPFVVVDLGGGSTEVVLGSREVVAGYSADIGCVRLTERCLHSDPPTEDEIAAARAVVRDALADALRVVPVEQARTWVGVAGTMTTLAALAHKMTTYDSEAIHLSRVRFDDLLTVCADLLAMTRRQRAALGPMHEGRVDVIGGGAIVVQELAAVLGERAGINELVVSEHDILDGIALSIA
- a CDS encoding DUF501 domain-containing protein, giving the protein MVEPSDLEAVARQLGREPRGVLEIAYRCPNGEPAVVKTAPKLPDGTPFPTLYYLTHPALTAAASRLESSGLMREMTGRLGRDPELAAAYRRAHEAYLAERDAIEPLGTTFSGGGMPDRVKCLHVVMAHSLAKGPGVNPFGDEALAILALEPAMVGILDPEVWA
- a CDS encoding FtsB family cell division protein, with translation MPEGKRPDPRRRSGADARSRKAPASRPARPGKSGDSGRAKPRGTSSRREPRGTEAQGKELARVSEDTGPGVDGGADAVAESKTLSLRQTIAASAEQAAEQRFGSTARRAAILAAVVCVLTLTIAGPVRTYFGQRTEMKQLQASEAHLREQIADLEAQKAKLADPVFIAAQARERLGFVMPGEIPYQVQLPPGAAEAATPAGQPSEVKSGDPWYTSLWHTIADAPHGLSPTAPPPPLPAPPPGAPAAPPPGG